GTGCGCAAGACCTACGAATTGATGGCCGAGGCCCCCTCGGCTTTGGTAACCGCTACGTTGGAAGACGCACTGGCGATTGAGGAGCGGCCCAATATGCCGGCCACGACCTACCAGTGGCCTAACTGGTGCATCCCGTTGTCGGAAAAACTCGAAGCTCTATTTCAGGCTCCTCTGGCGCATTCGATTGCGTCGTCTCTATCGAGCCGCGGCAAGCGGGCCAAACGGTCGCGCGCGACCACGGGTGCCAACGGATCGGCAACCGGAGCCCATAGCACAGACCGGGAACAGCAGGCGACAAACGGCAAGCCGCGGGGTGCCTGAATCGCGCCCGCAGTGATTTGGCCGTAATCCGGCTGCCGGTTTGCCCCACAGTGGGCTATCGGGCCATGGGCGGGCAGTTCAGAACGTGGCCCCGCCGCCCCTGGCGAAAACGGCCTTTTCTCTGCGCCGGACGGCGTTGACGCCTGCCCTGGCGGGTTTACTGCCGGATTCGGGAGGCCTCGCGTTCACGCGAGCGGCGGGGCGCCCGGTGTCTCCCTCACAGTCCGGAAATGATGCCGTAAAGAGCATTTCGGCAAATTTCTTGCACTCCCTGGAACCCCAGTTTAGATTAAAAACCACGCGGCCAGTTTTTGTTGACTGAGCGTTAAGGTCGCGTTGTCCGGAACATCTTCGTCCCCACAGCTGCGAGGCACGGTGGGGCGAACAGGGCTAGTCGCTCGCGAGAAGCAGGGCTTTGAGCGTCATTTCTGCCAGGCCTGGCAAATACAGGCGACGGTCTACGGGCACGGTCATTTTTGCGCGTGCGGGGACTCATGCACCGCCTGCCATCGGGCAGGACTACCGGTGGCATGTGTGGCGTTTTAGTAGACCAAGGCAACAGAGACGGGCCGATCTATGAAGATCACATTGTTCGAGCGGTGGCGTCGCGCTAGTACCAAACAACTGGTGGCTCAGAAGTCGCGCCGGCGCAGCCGACCGTTGCAGGTCGAGTCGCTCGAGGAGCGCGCCCTGCTGACGGCCAATAGCGTGGCCGCGTACTCGACCTACGACGTCACTCACGACGGCTACGTCAACGTCCTCGACGCCATCAAAATTGCCGGCTACGTCAACACGCATGGCAATTCACCGGTTTCGGCATCGTCGAATTCGGGAAGTGGCGCCGGCACCGCCACGGTGATGTCCCTGGCGACCACCAGCACGACCACTTCCGCTTCGGCGATGGACGTCAATCACGACGGGTTCGTCAACGTGCTCGATATCGTGAAAGAGGTCCAAGCCCTCGACGACACGACCCCCGAAGCGCAATACAGTCTCGTGCCGACGGATAGCTCGGATACGCCGCTGACCGGACCGATTAACATTGGCGATACGTTCTACGTTGATGTGTACGTGCAAGACTTGCGCTCGGTCAGCTATGCCGGCATCGCGGCCGGCGACGTCGATGTGACGTATGCGGACCAGGGAGGTGGCACCGCGGGGGTCGCGCCAACCGGCGTCATCACAGCAGGCCCGAACTATCCTGTGCCCGGGTCGGCTCCGCACGGCGATGCAACCAGCACTCCGGGCGTCGTGCTGAACGTGCAAGGCAGTGAGCCGTTGAACGCCACCGGCAATCCGTTTTTCTACCAGCCGCTGGGAAGTAGCCCAGTGTTGCTGGATCGCATCCAGATGACGGCCAATGCCGCCGGCACCGTGCAATTCGGCACGCAATTCTCGCTGGGCGAGGTGACCGTCGATGCCGAGGATACGGGCAACAATGACCCGGCCCAAATTCCCAACAATCAGATTCTTCCCGGCTCGGCGAGCGTCACGGTGCTGAGCGCACCGCCGATTCCATCGTCCCTGTCGGGCTCGGTGTATATCGATGCCAATGGCGACAACGTCCAAGACAATGGTGAGGCAGGTCCCACCGGCGTCACGGTTCAGTTACTCGATTCTTCGAACACGGTGATCGATTCCGTCACCACGGGATCGAACGGTATCTACTCGTTCACGAATTTGGCTCCGGGAACCTACAGTGTTCACGAAGTTCAGCCGGCCGGACTGATCGAGACTGGCGTGACAGTTGGCTCGATCGGTGGACCCGCCGTCGGCACGGCGAGTGGCAACGATACCATCACGGGCATCACGCTCTCGTCGGGCAGCGTGGCCGCGGGATACAGCTTTGCAGTTCAGCAGCCGGCCAGCATCTCGGGCACAGAATACGTCGATGCCAACGCCAACAACACGTTTGATTCTGGCGACACGGGGCTCGGTGGCGTCACTATCCAACTGTTGAATTCGAGCAACACGCTCGTCAACTCGGCCACGACTGCGTCCGACGGCACCTACTCGTTCACGAACCTGCTACCCGGTACTTACTCGCTGCATGAAACGACGCCCTCGGGCGCCGGAGCGACCGCTGCGAACCTCGGCACGGCCGGGGGCACGGTTACTGCCGTCGATACCATTTCGTCAATATCGCTGGGCTCGGGCGTCAGTGGAACGGGCTACAATTTTGCCACCCAGACTCTCGGCAGCATCTCGGGCACGGAGTACATCGACAACAACAGCGATCACGTATTCAACAGCGGCGACGCCGGCTTGCAGGGGGTCACGATCAACTTGCTCGACTCGAGCAATACGATCATTGCCACGCAATTCACGGACAGCAGCGGCAACTTCTCGTTCACGTCGCTCCCAGCCGGGACGTACTCGGTGCAAGAGGTTTCGCCGGCCAGCCCCTACATCGAATCGTCCGCCAATGCCGGAACGCCAGCAGGTACCCTGGTCGGGCTGAACAACATCACGAACATCGTGCTGGCTGCCGGTACCACCGGGACGGGCTACGACTTTGGCGTCACGAATCCCACCCAGGCGCTAGCGCAGTATCAGCTGGTGGCCACCGATGCCAGCGACGCTCCGATCTCGGGTTCGCTGACCGTGGGGCAAACGTTCTATGTGGATGTGAAAGTGCAGGACCTGCGTGGCGTTGCGTATGCCGGTATCGCGTCGGGCAACGTTGACGTGGCGTATGTTCAGCAAGGGGGTGGTACGGCAGGTGCCTCGGCAACGGGCAACATCATCGCGGGCGTGAATTATCCGGTTCCTACGTCCGCCTCACACGGCGACGCGCTGACGACGCCGGGCCTGGTCTCGAACTTGCAAGGTACGGAGAACATCAACGTCTCGGGCAATCCGTTCTTTACGCCGCTGGGGAGCGGCACGCAGATCTTGGATCGCATCGAGATGACCGCTGTCGCGCCGGGTGTCGTAGTGTTCAACACCCAGTTTTCCGCCGGTGAAGCCACGGTCGTGGCCGAGTTGACCGGCAACAACGATCCCAACCAGATCCCGAACTCGGCGATTCTGGGTGGCACCACGTTCGTCACGATCGTTGCCGCGCCTCCGATGCCGGCCTCGCTGTCTGGTACGGTTTTTGTCGACGCCAACGGAGATAACATTCAAGAGGCTGGCGACGCAGGCGAGCAGGGCGTGACGGTGCAATTGCGGGATTCCAGCAATCAGCTTGTCGGCACCCCGCAAATAACCGATGCCAACGGTCACTATACGTTCACCGGCATCGACCCGGGCACCTACACGGTGCAGGAAGTGCAACTCGCCGGGTTCTTTGAGAGCGGCGCCATCGTCGGATCGATCAATGGCACCCCGTCGGGCACAGCCACTGGCTTGGATACGATCGGCGCCGTGACGCTGGGCTCGGGTGCGACCGCCGTCGGTTACAACTTTGCCCTGCAAGCTCCGGCCACGCTAAGCGGCACCGAGTACATCGACACCAACGGCGACAATTCCCAGGACAACGGCGAAGTCGGTCTGCCCGGCGTCACCGTTCAATTGGTCCAGGCCGGCAACGCGGTGCAGACCAAAGTAACAGGGGCCGACGGCTCCTACTCGTTCACGAATGTGCAGCCCGGTACGTACACAGTTCAAGAGATTGTGCCAGGCTCGCCGTATTTTGCCACCGGTTCGTCAGTCGGCACGGCGAATGGAACCCAGTCAGGTCTCAACCAGATCACGGGCGTCACGATCGGGTCCGGCACAAGTGCCACCGGCTACAACTTTGCCGTGCAGCAATTGGCTACTTTGAGCGGCGTCGAGTACGTCGATGTCAACGGCAACAACACCTTTGATTCGGGCGGCGACACGCCCCTGTCGGGCGTGACGATTCAGTTGCTCAACTCGAACAACGTACCGCTCACGTCGGCAGTCACCGCGGCTGATGGCTCGTACTCGTTCCTGGTCATGCCGGGCAATTACACGTTGCATGAATTGCCGCCCCCGGGCACGCTTGTCGAGACCGTCGCGAACATCGGCCTAGCTGGCGGTGTGCAAAGCGGCGTGGATACGGTCGCCAGCATAACGGTGATTTCGGGAACACAGGGAACGGGCTACAACTTTGGCGTGCAATCGCACGTGCCGTTCCAAGCTCAGGTTCGGCTGGAGGCCACGCAGCTTGACGGAACAGAGATCCAGCCGGGATCAACGATTCCTGGCGGTGAGACGTTCTGGCTGTACGAGTATGTAACGGATCTTCGCCAACCGGCTGCCGACGCGCTCGGCGTGTTGGCCGCTTACACGACCATTACCTTTGATTCCGGTAAGTTCCAAGTTGTCAGCCCGCTGACCTTCGGCACGAACTATCAGAACCTGACTCAGCCAAGCGGAACGCCCACGAACCTGAGCGATGTGGGAGCCTTCGCCGGCTCAGCAGGGCAGATTCCGCCGTCGCTGGGTAATAGCGAACAGATGGTGTTCAAGGTAGAGCTGCAAGCCACAGGCGGCGGCACTTCGAATATCGATCCGGGCCAGCCGGACCAGTCACCGAGCAATCCGCTGGGCATCATTCTGTACCCGGCACCGCCGGCGACGGACTCGCTGCCGCTCCCCACGGCCGCGATTCACTTTATCGGGGTCGACAACATCCAGACAACGCAAGCCACGTTTGCGTCGATCAATAACAGCTCGGTCACCAACGTGACGACCAACGGTGCCACAACGCTGATGCCGTTTACCGTCCACCTCAGCCAACCCTCGAGCGTGCCCGTGACGGTCAACTACTCGACGGCCAGCCTGCTGGGTGATACCGGGGTAGCCGGAGTCGACTATGTAGGCGTGGCGAATGGTCAAGTCGTGATTCCGGCTAACGCCACGTCGGCCACGTTCAACATCACGGTGCTCGGCAATTCACTAAACCAGGCGGACAAGACGTTTCACGTGAACCTGACCAGCGCTACGAACAACGTTGTGCTGCTGGGATCGAGTGACTCGGCCTTGGGCACGATTCATTCCGGCGTACCGCTGCCGACTGTCACCGTGCAACCGGCTTCGGGCACGGAAGGCGGCGTGGCCGTGTTTAACGTCAGCCTATCGGCGGCCAGCGGTCAGACGGTGACTTTCACTTACAGCACGCAGGCGACAAATCCGGTTAGTGCCGTGCCCGGTGTTGACTTCCAAGTGCTGACTTCGCAGACGATCACTTTCCTGCCGGGCGGCCCGCTGACGCAGCAGATCACGGTGGGGCTGCCCCTGGACCCGAACCTGACGGCCCCGGCGCAATTCCTGCTCGTGCTCTCGACGAACGCGAATTCACATGCCGTACTGGCCAGCAGCTCGGTGTTGGGCACGGTCCAACCGATCCCGTTCAGTAGCCTGTCGGGATTCGTCTACATCGATTCGAACCATGACGGAGTCTTTGACGCGGGCGACTCTGGCTACGGCGGTGTGGCAGTGCAGCTGACGGGCACCGATATTTTTGGACGGGTCATTGCCATCTCGACGAAGACCAACACCGACGGTTCGTACACTTTCACAGGACTGGCACAAGGCACCTACTCGATCCAAGAGTTCCAGCCGCAGCTGCTGCTGGAGGGTTCGGATTCGCTCGGCTCGCAAGGGGGCGACGGTTCGGTGCAAGATCTGTTCACGGTAAGCCTGTCGGCGGGCGTGAACGGCACGGGTTACAACTTTGGCGAGGCCGGTGTTGATCCGAAGCTGCTGTGGTGGCCTTACTTCTAATCGTCGGGCCAGCACAGCATTATCAATCGCGCACGGGACTGCGATCGTGGCGACGCACGAGCTCGCTTGGAATCCGTGCGAGAAGCCAGGATGCCGCCTGACGTCCAGGCACGCTACCAGCGATAGTCGAAGCCCACGGTAAAGCCCTGTAACCACAGGTCGGTTGGGTTATTCAAATACGTGGGACGCGACACGATTTGTGCCGCACCCGGCGAGTACGGCGGGTTGACCGTAAAGTCGACTTCGTTGCCCGGCCGCGCAACCCGTGACACGTACGTAAAGTTGTATCCGGCCGTGGCCCGTAAGCCGGGCGTGATCTGAAATCCGAGCTTGATGTTGAGCTCGGGGATGACGGCAAACTGATCCCGGCGGAAAACGCCCATGTTGCTGACTTGGGTGAGCACGCCACCGGGGTAGCCGATGACGGATGAGCCCGAGGTGACCTTGGTCTGGCCGTCGATGTTGACGCTCTCGTGCATATCGCCGAGGGCAATCTTGCCCTGTGTCTCGAGCACCCAGCGTCCGCGTCGCAAATCGCTGAGCAAGCCAATGTCGCCGCCGTTGAACTGATTCCGCGTTCCGAAGCTATCCAGGTTCGAGAATGAGGTGCCGGCCGGAATACCACCGCCGACGACGTTCACGTTGTCGGTGACCATCAGCCCCTCTTCTAAGCGGAACCAGCGATAGCCCCCCACGAGGAACATGCGGTGATCCTTTACCAGGTCCACACCGACCAATCGCCGCAACAGGACACCGCCCGATTGCACGCTGCTCGAGCTCGTCACGTTTACGCTGCCATTCAGATTCGCCGTACCGCCGCCCGGCAGGCTAAAGCTGGGGTAGGCAATCAACTCGGCCGCTTGCGCCGGCGGCAATTGCGCATGGGGCGGAGGAGGTGTGAGGATCGGCGGAGCCGGATTGAAGTACGGCCGCGCTATGATCTCGTTGCTACCGGTCCCGGTGGAGAAGTTCGAGGCCGCACCGAAGTTGGTTGTGGCGGTCGCCAGCGACCAATACGTGGCTTCGACTCCTATCACGTCGCCGACAAGCCAGCCGCCGACGGTAACACGACCGCCGCTGCGGAGATCGTTGTTCAAACGCTGATCGCCGAACAGGATCGACGTGCCGGGCTGGCCGAGCACACCGGCTTGCGTTTGCGTAGTGCTCAGAGGACTGGTGGTCACAAGCGGCGGCACATGGTTGCCTTTAACCCACCAACCCAGATAGTCGAAGTTCGTCCACATGCAGCGGCACGAGTAAATCTCGTTCCAGAGCACGTTGCAAGTGGGCACCGAATTTACGGCGGCAGCGAAGCAGCCCAATCCCATGGGGCCGTAACCATCTTCGCATTCATCGCTGGCGTCGCAGTTGTAGTCGTTGCTATCGCCGGACTGCCCTGATGGCACTTGTTCCTCGGACACGTATCCATCCTGATTGGTATTCGCGTAGTGCATGGGCTGCGCCGAGGCGGGCGTGGCCACGGTCTGCCGACTCGTGTCGTAGCCCTCGTTACCCGCTTGGGGCAAACGCATCATATCCGGCGTGAAGCTCGCACCGCTGGCAATGCCTGGCACACTGGGACCGGCGGGCACGGCCTCGCCCTGCTCTTCTTCATCTTCCAAGATGGACGGGTCTTGGGGTGCCGTCTCGGTCTTGGTCTGCTGGCGCTTCAGGTAGTAGGAGTCCTGCACGCGCTTAGGTGGCGCGGCGGACACCGGCGCCAGGGCCATCCATGGCAGCAGGGCGACGCCCATCAGGAGTACGACGACACGGATCATGCCTGTGACCTCAAGTGAAAAGCAGGAGTACCCGCCCAACCGTGCACATTGTGACGGTTTTGCGGTATATACCGATTCGACTGAATGATCCGCATGTTCCAATGAATCGGGTGCCACCGGCACAATCGGTGTGTCTTTCCAAGTCGCTTCGGGGGCCGCAGTTTCTCAATGCTACCCAGACTCGGAACCGGGACTTCGGGGACGGTCGGTGAGTGAAAGCTATTGGCTCGGCGAGAATTGCCCGCGGTTTGCAGGGGCAGGCTGTTGATTAACCCGCAGTCTTCTGCGCTGTGGGGAGGGATTGCGACCCGGTCGTTCGGCCCCTTTTTTCGGTCGCCGGATTCCGGCTCCCCCCGACTAGCGTCTGGCACGGCGGGCGGTGCCGGAGATCGCGAATAAGGTCGTATATTCCTGCAATTCGCAAGCCGCAAACTTTGACTTTTTTGTTGACTATTCCGTTGTTTGTGCTGATATTCGGAGAAACCTTACTTTTCGTCCCCACCGCCACGGAACAGAGCCTCTTCGGGCCTGGGCAGGGGGATCATGCGGGTCAACAGGGGAGGGCTTCTCCGTGGGCATTTGGCATCTAGGTCGCGCGCGCCGTAGTCTAAGCAGAAAAAAGACTCCGCCCGCCTCGTCGACCGTACGTCGTAGCGCGAACCTTTGCATCGAGCCGCTCGAAGAGCGCTTGTTGTTCTCCATCGCGCCGACGCTCGTCTCGATCATCACCAACATTCCCACAGATGGTGCGGTACTGAGCACGACCAGCACCATGGTGTTGGACCAAGCGCCGCAACAACTGATCTTCAAATTCGATGACGGTCAGACGATCAATCCGGCCACGCTCGCCGCGGGAATCCAAATCGTCCGCGCCGGTGGCGACGGCATCATTGGCAACGGCAACGACGTGGCCGTGCAGGTCGGCTTCGAGGGCGTGCCCGAGCAATCGAACCAGGTTGTCGTTCGCTTCCTCAACACGTTGCCCGACGACACCTACCAGATCACCGTCAACAGCGCTCTGAAGAACAGTTCGGGACAATCGCTTAGCACGGGCACGTCGGTCACGTCGTTCAAGCTCGATTACGGGGCGCAGGTCTCGGCCGTCGTACCGCAACCGATCGTGCGCACT
The sequence above is a segment of the Pirellulales bacterium genome. Coding sequences within it:
- a CDS encoding SdrD B-like domain-containing protein, translating into MKITLFERWRRASTKQLVAQKSRRRSRPLQVESLEERALLTANSVAAYSTYDVTHDGYVNVLDAIKIAGYVNTHGNSPVSASSNSGSGAGTATVMSLATTSTTTSASAMDVNHDGFVNVLDIVKEVQALDDTTPEAQYSLVPTDSSDTPLTGPINIGDTFYVDVYVQDLRSVSYAGIAAGDVDVTYADQGGGTAGVAPTGVITAGPNYPVPGSAPHGDATSTPGVVLNVQGSEPLNATGNPFFYQPLGSSPVLLDRIQMTANAAGTVQFGTQFSLGEVTVDAEDTGNNDPAQIPNNQILPGSASVTVLSAPPIPSSLSGSVYIDANGDNVQDNGEAGPTGVTVQLLDSSNTVIDSVTTGSNGIYSFTNLAPGTYSVHEVQPAGLIETGVTVGSIGGPAVGTASGNDTITGITLSSGSVAAGYSFAVQQPASISGTEYVDANANNTFDSGDTGLGGVTIQLLNSSNTLVNSATTASDGTYSFTNLLPGTYSLHETTPSGAGATAANLGTAGGTVTAVDTISSISLGSGVSGTGYNFATQTLGSISGTEYIDNNSDHVFNSGDAGLQGVTINLLDSSNTIIATQFTDSSGNFSFTSLPAGTYSVQEVSPASPYIESSANAGTPAGTLVGLNNITNIVLAAGTTGTGYDFGVTNPTQALAQYQLVATDASDAPISGSLTVGQTFYVDVKVQDLRGVAYAGIASGNVDVAYVQQGGGTAGASATGNIIAGVNYPVPTSASHGDALTTPGLVSNLQGTENINVSGNPFFTPLGSGTQILDRIEMTAVAPGVVVFNTQFSAGEATVVAELTGNNDPNQIPNSAILGGTTFVTIVAAPPMPASLSGTVFVDANGDNIQEAGDAGEQGVTVQLRDSSNQLVGTPQITDANGHYTFTGIDPGTYTVQEVQLAGFFESGAIVGSINGTPSGTATGLDTIGAVTLGSGATAVGYNFALQAPATLSGTEYIDTNGDNSQDNGEVGLPGVTVQLVQAGNAVQTKVTGADGSYSFTNVQPGTYTVQEIVPGSPYFATGSSVGTANGTQSGLNQITGVTIGSGTSATGYNFAVQQLATLSGVEYVDVNGNNTFDSGGDTPLSGVTIQLLNSNNVPLTSAVTAADGSYSFLVMPGNYTLHELPPPGTLVETVANIGLAGGVQSGVDTVASITVISGTQGTGYNFGVQSHVPFQAQVRLEATQLDGTEIQPGSTIPGGETFWLYEYVTDLRQPAADALGVLAAYTTITFDSGKFQVVSPLTFGTNYQNLTQPSGTPTNLSDVGAFAGSAGQIPPSLGNSEQMVFKVELQATGGGTSNIDPGQPDQSPSNPLGIILYPAPPATDSLPLPTAAIHFIGVDNIQTTQATFASINNSSVTNVTTNGATTLMPFTVHLSQPSSVPVTVNYSTASLLGDTGVAGVDYVGVANGQVVIPANATSATFNITVLGNSLNQADKTFHVNLTSATNNVVLLGSSDSALGTIHSGVPLPTVTVQPASGTEGGVAVFNVSLSAASGQTVTFTYSTQATNPVSAVPGVDFQVLTSQTITFLPGGPLTQQITVGLPLDPNLTAPAQFLLVLSTNANSHAVLASSSVLGTVQPIPFSSLSGFVYIDSNHDGVFDAGDSGYGGVAVQLTGTDIFGRVIAISTKTNTDGSYTFTGLAQGTYSIQEFQPQLLLEGSDSLGSQGGDGSVQDLFTVSLSAGVNGTGYNFGEAGVDPKLLWWPYF
- a CDS encoding BBP7 family outer membrane beta-barrel protein, with the protein product MIRVVVLLMGVALLPWMALAPVSAAPPKRVQDSYYLKRQQTKTETAPQDPSILEDEEEQGEAVPAGPSVPGIASGASFTPDMMRLPQAGNEGYDTSRQTVATPASAQPMHYANTNQDGYVSEEQVPSGQSGDSNDYNCDASDECEDGYGPMGLGCFAAAVNSVPTCNVLWNEIYSCRCMWTNFDYLGWWVKGNHVPPLVTTSPLSTTQTQAGVLGQPGTSILFGDQRLNNDLRSGGRVTVGGWLVGDVIGVEATYWSLATATTNFGAASNFSTGTGSNEIIARPYFNPAPPILTPPPPHAQLPPAQAAELIAYPSFSLPGGGTANLNGSVNVTSSSSVQSGGVLLRRLVGVDLVKDHRMFLVGGYRWFRLEEGLMVTDNVNVVGGGIPAGTSFSNLDSFGTRNQFNGGDIGLLSDLRRGRWVLETQGKIALGDMHESVNIDGQTKVTSGSSVIGYPGGVLTQVSNMGVFRRDQFAVIPELNIKLGFQITPGLRATAGYNFTYVSRVARPGNEVDFTVNPPYSPGAAQIVSRPTYLNNPTDLWLQGFTVGFDYRW